Proteins encoded in a region of the Rhodopirellula halodulae genome:
- a CDS encoding hydroxypyruvate isomerase family protein: protein MSDQPTVSPLNRRGMLTQAAAIAAGTAALSASSSTAEETSTSAATVDAKQGRLNQSVCKWCFPKISLEEMAREVAAMGMIGIDLLDPKDFPTLKKHGLVCTMVQSHSLTNGLCDPKFHDECLEKMNTAIEATAAEGWKNVICFSGNARGMDRETGMKNCVDALKKITPVAEKAGVTLQMELLNSKVDHNDYMCDNSTWGVELVKRVGSDNFKLLYDIYHMQIMEGDIIRTIQQNHEYFGHYHTAGNPGRHELDDNQELLYSPIAKAIADTGYQGFFAHEFLPVRDPMTGLRNAVQQCIV from the coding sequence ATGTCTGATCAACCTACTGTCTCGCCACTCAACCGGCGTGGCATGCTGACCCAAGCCGCCGCCATCGCCGCAGGAACCGCCGCACTCTCCGCATCGTCATCCACGGCGGAAGAAACCTCCACGTCGGCCGCCACGGTGGACGCCAAACAAGGCCGACTGAACCAATCGGTCTGCAAATGGTGTTTCCCCAAGATCTCGCTGGAGGAGATGGCTCGCGAAGTCGCCGCGATGGGAATGATTGGCATTGACCTGCTCGACCCGAAAGACTTCCCTACGCTGAAGAAGCACGGTCTCGTTTGCACCATGGTGCAGTCGCACTCGTTGACCAACGGTCTGTGCGATCCCAAGTTCCATGATGAGTGCTTGGAAAAGATGAACACGGCCATCGAAGCCACCGCGGCGGAAGGCTGGAAGAATGTGATCTGCTTCAGCGGCAATGCTCGCGGAATGGATCGCGAAACCGGCATGAAGAATTGCGTGGACGCACTGAAGAAAATCACGCCGGTTGCTGAAAAGGCCGGAGTGACTTTGCAAATGGAATTGCTCAACAGCAAGGTCGACCACAACGATTACATGTGCGACAACAGCACGTGGGGTGTGGAATTGGTCAAACGTGTTGGCAGCGACAACTTCAAGTTGCTCTACGACATCTACCACATGCAAATCATGGAAGGTGACATCATTCGCACCATCCAACAAAACCATGAGTACTTCGGCCACTATCACACGGCGGGTAACCCGGGCCGGCATGAATTGGATGACAACCAAGAATTGCTATATTCACCGATCGCGAAAGCCATCGCCGACACGGGCTACCAAGGTTTCTTCGCACACGAATTTTTGCCTGTCCGCGACCCCATGACGGGTTTGCGAAACGCGGTGCAGCAGTGCATCGTTTGA
- a CDS encoding outer membrane protein assembly factor BamB family protein encodes MVCHLPPHQLSRAVTFSGDRQLSVFHHHLFLSATALIGCATLLVCVPTPGQAADSWPEFRGPRGDGIVPNSHPPIQFGEEDKLTWKTKLEGKAWSSPVIADGTIWLTSAVEIMPTDEERVALLKNTDNDERKFKQLAIAKAIELKALEVDFETGQLKRTIELTTVEQPDAIHSLNSYASPTPVIDGNRLVCHFGTFGTFCLDRSSGERIWERTLPLKHAVGPGSSPIIHDGKVILIQDGMERQYVAALDLETGSTLWETDRPPMEAPTGDQKKAYCTPIVITDANGREQLLCMGSQWMVSYDAKTGNEFWRLYHGKGFSVVPRPIFDGKTVYFATGFGKPQLWAVTVDGNGDVTDTHVSWTLKKSIPAKPSPVIADGSIYIVDDNGVASCIDSEDGSNVWSERLGGKFSASPILAGGHIYFCNHSGEVFVIKPGEECDIVQTNQVDGQIMASPAVINDAMILRTDTALYRFDR; translated from the coding sequence ATGGTTTGCCACCTCCCGCCCCACCAACTGTCTCGTGCCGTCACATTCTCGGGCGATCGGCAGTTATCGGTCTTCCACCACCATCTGTTTCTTTCCGCGACCGCGTTGATCGGCTGCGCGACATTGCTCGTATGTGTCCCAACGCCCGGTCAAGCCGCTGATTCGTGGCCCGAATTTCGCGGCCCCCGCGGTGACGGCATCGTTCCCAACAGCCACCCACCCATTCAGTTCGGTGAAGAAGACAAGCTGACCTGGAAAACGAAGCTGGAGGGCAAAGCTTGGTCGTCGCCAGTCATTGCGGATGGAACGATTTGGCTGACCTCGGCGGTAGAGATCATGCCGACGGATGAGGAGCGGGTCGCACTGCTGAAGAACACCGACAACGATGAACGCAAGTTCAAACAGTTGGCGATTGCGAAGGCAATCGAATTGAAAGCTTTGGAAGTCGACTTCGAGACCGGTCAGTTGAAGCGAACGATCGAACTCACCACGGTTGAACAACCCGATGCCATCCATTCATTGAACAGCTACGCATCGCCGACACCCGTGATTGATGGCAATCGGTTGGTTTGCCACTTCGGAACCTTTGGCACGTTTTGCTTGGACCGCAGCAGCGGCGAACGAATATGGGAACGCACGCTGCCACTGAAGCACGCCGTCGGACCAGGAAGTTCACCCATCATTCACGACGGCAAGGTGATTCTGATTCAAGACGGGATGGAACGTCAGTACGTGGCCGCGCTCGATCTCGAGACGGGATCGACGTTGTGGGAAACCGATCGTCCACCGATGGAAGCGCCGACGGGTGATCAAAAGAAAGCGTACTGCACTCCGATCGTGATCACGGACGCGAATGGTCGCGAACAACTTCTCTGCATGGGATCGCAGTGGATGGTTTCCTACGACGCGAAAACGGGAAATGAGTTTTGGCGTCTTTACCACGGCAAAGGTTTCTCCGTGGTCCCACGTCCGATCTTTGACGGCAAGACCGTTTACTTTGCGACGGGATTTGGAAAGCCGCAGTTGTGGGCCGTGACGGTGGACGGAAACGGTGACGTCACGGACACGCATGTCTCATGGACGCTGAAGAAGAGCATTCCAGCCAAACCTTCGCCAGTGATTGCCGACGGCTCGATCTACATCGTTGATGACAACGGCGTCGCTTCCTGCATCGACAGCGAGGATGGTTCGAACGTGTGGTCAGAAAGACTGGGCGGTAAATTTTCCGCCTCGCCGATTTTGGCCGGGGGTCACATTTACTTCTGCAACCACAGCGGCGAAGTGTTTGTGATCAAACCGGGCGAAGAGTGCGACATTGTGCAGACGAACCAAGTGGACGGCCAAATCATGGCGTCACCGGCGGTGATCAACGATGCAATGATCTTGCGGACCGACACCGCACTCTACCGTTTCGATCGCTGA
- a CDS encoding ATP-binding protein — protein MTSRLAVTRGHGLLDANCFRLRFTRQPLITHSASLRSSLNVEATWLATMRRVVVVIGYLAIATATNDANADGWSLFSGQLRRAEKQLLSETQELDSMGRVILRNTTPQVGAQSQMKPTPPPQPLWLQIDLGEVQSFDRIVIVPTIIGTASELLKPYAFPKRFRIDASNSKEFDTFQLIYESDRHSLDTDSPLPVVIQTPNAKARFLRMTVTELANVTGRWTFSLSEIMVLDGNRNLALQAKPEMIDTINLAPVWDERYLVDGLTPLGPPIIPPSTVEQLPEFDGVFFQTTDGDAETWFEIDFGQARPFDELRLFPVHARQGADYPGYAFPSEFRIELYSGEGDDRRVIFQTTEPFPNPGSNPVFLSTGDMEATRIRFVCERASLKSINKMGLSEFQVLYKGRNIALNQTLSAHHWRDDRPLELLIDNDSSYGKILTLTEWADRWERLRHLRRAIRSSEDKISSLTTTAKQRAAIWTGAATLLIGIAVLGSVWLNRIRSQRHRAEFRMQLAQDLHDEIGSNLAAIARIGEVGEAIDPNAETQEDWRSVRELASECTESIRETLWLLGGPDRMPDAFAEQLRCIAQRMLPGMRVEWIIDSEFDTYHPNEHVKREWVMAFKAILANVAQCSRATEVNVTAKPEGRGWNFSVEDNGQGFDATRWRERMPRRGMGLDGMSKRIQQLGGSVEVESKPNHGSRVTIHIR, from the coding sequence ATGACGAGCAGACTGGCCGTCACTCGAGGACACGGACTACTCGATGCCAACTGTTTTCGCTTGCGATTTACCAGACAACCGTTGATCACTCATTCCGCATCGCTGCGTAGCTCTTTGAACGTAGAAGCCACCTGGCTCGCCACCATGCGCCGCGTGGTTGTGGTGATCGGCTATCTCGCGATCGCAACTGCCACCAACGATGCCAACGCGGATGGCTGGAGTCTCTTCTCTGGCCAATTGCGACGCGCAGAAAAGCAACTGCTCAGCGAGACACAGGAGCTGGACTCGATGGGGCGGGTGATCCTTCGCAACACAACGCCGCAGGTCGGTGCGCAGTCGCAGATGAAGCCGACACCGCCACCTCAACCATTGTGGTTGCAGATTGATCTTGGCGAAGTCCAGTCATTTGATCGCATCGTGATCGTCCCAACCATCATCGGAACCGCTAGCGAACTGCTCAAGCCGTATGCGTTTCCGAAACGCTTTCGCATCGACGCGTCGAATTCGAAGGAATTCGATACGTTTCAACTGATCTACGAATCGGATCGTCATTCGCTGGACACGGACAGTCCCCTCCCCGTGGTGATTCAAACACCAAATGCAAAAGCCCGGTTCCTTCGAATGACGGTCACCGAACTTGCCAATGTCACGGGACGTTGGACGTTTTCGCTGTCGGAGATCATGGTGCTCGATGGCAACCGAAATCTGGCTTTGCAAGCCAAACCAGAGATGATTGACACAATCAATCTGGCCCCGGTTTGGGACGAACGGTATCTGGTTGATGGTTTGACTCCACTCGGCCCGCCCATCATCCCACCCAGCACCGTCGAACAGTTGCCCGAATTTGATGGCGTGTTCTTCCAAACCACCGACGGCGACGCGGAAACTTGGTTTGAAATCGACTTTGGGCAAGCCCGCCCCTTTGACGAACTCCGACTGTTCCCGGTGCACGCCCGGCAAGGTGCGGACTATCCGGGCTACGCGTTCCCTTCCGAATTTCGCATCGAATTGTATTCTGGCGAAGGCGATGATCGACGAGTGATCTTCCAAACAACGGAGCCATTCCCCAATCCCGGTAGCAATCCGGTATTCCTTTCCACCGGCGACATGGAAGCCACACGTATCCGGTTCGTTTGCGAACGAGCCTCATTGAAAAGCATCAACAAGATGGGGCTGTCTGAGTTTCAAGTTCTCTACAAAGGCCGTAACATCGCTCTGAACCAAACCCTGAGCGCCCATCATTGGCGGGACGACCGGCCACTGGAACTCTTGATCGATAACGACTCCAGCTACGGAAAGATTTTGACGCTCACCGAATGGGCGGACCGCTGGGAACGACTTCGACATTTACGACGGGCCATCCGCAGCTCCGAAGACAAAATCTCATCGCTGACCACGACCGCCAAACAGCGTGCCGCCATTTGGACCGGAGCGGCAACGTTGCTGATCGGAATCGCGGTCTTGGGTTCGGTTTGGCTGAACCGCATCCGTTCCCAACGTCATCGCGCGGAGTTTCGAATGCAATTGGCTCAAGACCTTCACGACGAAATCGGCAGCAATCTCGCGGCGATTGCTCGGATCGGTGAAGTCGGCGAAGCGATCGATCCCAACGCGGAAACCCAAGAAGATTGGCGATCCGTGCGAGAATTAGCGAGTGAGTGCACAGAATCCATCCGAGAAACCCTGTGGCTGCTTGGGGGTCCTGACCGCATGCCCGACGCGTTCGCGGAACAACTGCGTTGCATCGCTCAACGAATGCTGCCCGGCATGCGAGTTGAGTGGATCATCGATTCTGAGTTTGACACGTACCACCCCAACGAACATGTCAAACGCGAATGGGTGATGGCTTTCAAAGCAATCCTCGCCAACGTGGCACAATGTTCCCGTGCCACCGAAGTCAACGTTACCGCCAAACCGGAAGGACGCGGCTGGAATTTTAGCGTCGAAGACAACGGACAAGGTTTCGATGCGACACGATGGCGTGAACGGATGCCAAGACGCGGCATGGGACTGGACGGGATGAGCAAACGCATCCAACAGTTGGGCGGCTCCGTGGAAGTGGAATCCAAACCAAACCATGGAAGCCGCGTGACCATCCACATCCGCTAA
- a CDS encoding PSD1 and planctomycete cytochrome C domain-containing protein, with the protein MSHLQPLAFAIACCLSLTSLSCWAEDEISFNRDIRPILSDRCYFCHGFDENHRAADLRLDIREEAEYVWDVDSPENSELLLRITSDDPDMVMPPPSAHKKAITEDEVALIRRWIEQGAPYEAHWSFVAPEKVATKSTNPSDVIDELVEQKQKAHDLQFAASATPAKWLRRVSLDLTATPPTTDEMHAFETAVAEQGESAYSDAVDRLFASPAYGERMALEWLDVARYADTNGFQADAYRMNWPWRDWVIRAFNENMPYDQFTVEQLAGDLLPEPTEDQLIATAFNRNHMIQAEGGSISEENIAKNNFDRVETTGTAWMGLTINCCQCHDHKFDPLKQSDYYSMMSFFNQISETGMTSKKLNVKRPGKRYDIKYWVDKPFITVGSDEVKEQLAAAREEVKAVQAELDAKRDEYVAAARKWVQEIRDDPEEGAKRIKPGEYVARFIYNADLNNPNSNAFGQLINTYLGRNEPWKSMKGRIAEAEAKANRLQEQLPLVMVMRDDKPRETFVLLRGNYETPGDKVSPTTPEFLPPIDIADGRGKPNRLDFARWLMSPEHPLTSRVTVNRYWQLMFGRGLVATPDDFGLQGELPTHPKLLDWLSVDFRESGWDVQALVKAIALSKTYRQSAVVDAETIAKDPENKWLARGARQRLDSRILRDQALALSGLLNSEMGGLPVAPYQPGGIWESMSLNKNHYMRDDGNDLYRRSLYTVWRRVVAPANFFDVPSRQSCSVKVTRTSTPLHALTTLNDTTYVEAARVWAERLLETEGDQQRLTQAFFAATARQPNDDELQTLQQTLQRSRQHFESATEEAAELLENGEAPVTSDASPPEIAAWTSVCLLMLNLDETLCK; encoded by the coding sequence ATGAGCCATCTTCAACCATTGGCATTTGCCATCGCCTGCTGTTTGTCGCTGACCAGCCTTTCTTGTTGGGCCGAAGACGAGATCTCGTTCAACCGAGACATCCGGCCAATTTTGTCAGACCGGTGCTACTTCTGCCACGGCTTCGATGAGAATCATCGGGCCGCCGACCTGCGTTTAGACATCCGCGAGGAAGCGGAATACGTCTGGGACGTTGACTCGCCAGAAAATTCTGAATTGCTGCTTCGAATCACGAGCGACGATCCCGACATGGTGATGCCGCCACCGAGCGCTCACAAGAAAGCGATCACCGAAGACGAAGTCGCGTTGATCCGCCGGTGGATCGAGCAGGGTGCTCCCTATGAAGCACATTGGTCGTTTGTCGCCCCTGAGAAGGTTGCGACGAAGTCAACCAACCCATCCGACGTGATCGACGAATTGGTGGAGCAGAAACAAAAAGCCCACGATCTTCAGTTCGCTGCCTCGGCAACTCCCGCGAAATGGTTGCGCCGCGTGTCGTTGGACCTGACAGCCACGCCGCCAACGACCGATGAAATGCATGCATTTGAAACAGCGGTAGCGGAACAAGGCGAATCGGCCTACTCGGACGCGGTTGATCGGCTCTTCGCCTCGCCCGCCTACGGTGAACGCATGGCACTCGAATGGCTCGACGTCGCCCGGTACGCCGACACGAACGGTTTCCAGGCCGATGCCTATCGCATGAATTGGCCATGGCGAGATTGGGTTATCCGCGCATTCAATGAGAACATGCCCTACGACCAATTCACGGTGGAACAACTGGCGGGCGATTTGCTTCCGGAACCTACCGAAGATCAGTTGATCGCAACGGCATTCAACCGCAACCACATGATTCAAGCCGAAGGCGGCTCGATCTCCGAAGAAAACATCGCCAAGAACAACTTCGATCGAGTCGAAACCACCGGCACGGCTTGGATGGGACTGACCATCAACTGCTGTCAGTGCCACGATCACAAGTTCGATCCGCTGAAACAGAGCGACTACTACTCAATGATGTCGTTCTTCAATCAAATCAGCGAAACGGGAATGACCAGCAAGAAGCTGAACGTCAAACGCCCCGGCAAACGGTACGACATCAAGTACTGGGTCGACAAACCCTTCATCACCGTGGGGTCCGATGAAGTGAAAGAGCAGCTTGCCGCTGCCCGCGAAGAGGTGAAAGCGGTTCAGGCTGAACTGGATGCCAAACGAGACGAGTATGTTGCCGCAGCACGCAAATGGGTCCAAGAAATTCGCGACGATCCAGAAGAAGGTGCCAAACGCATCAAACCGGGTGAGTACGTGGCGAGGTTCATCTACAACGCCGATCTGAACAACCCGAACAGCAATGCGTTTGGACAGTTGATCAACACCTACTTGGGTCGAAACGAACCGTGGAAGTCCATGAAAGGGCGAATTGCGGAAGCCGAAGCCAAGGCAAACCGACTGCAGGAACAATTGCCGTTGGTGATGGTGATGCGAGACGACAAACCCCGCGAAACGTTTGTGCTGCTGCGAGGCAACTACGAAACACCGGGCGACAAGGTGTCTCCGACCACACCCGAATTCCTTCCTCCCATCGACATCGCCGACGGACGTGGAAAACCGAATCGTTTGGACTTCGCCCGGTGGCTGATGTCACCCGAACATCCGTTGACCTCGCGGGTCACCGTCAATCGATATTGGCAACTGATGTTTGGTCGCGGGTTGGTCGCAACGCCGGACGACTTTGGACTGCAGGGCGAACTACCGACGCATCCTAAACTACTTGATTGGCTGTCAGTCGATTTTCGCGAAAGCGGTTGGGATGTTCAGGCACTGGTCAAGGCAATCGCGCTTTCAAAGACTTATCGGCAATCGGCGGTTGTGGACGCCGAAACGATTGCGAAAGACCCCGAGAACAAATGGCTGGCCCGCGGTGCCCGACAACGTTTGGACTCTCGGATCCTTCGCGACCAAGCCTTGGCTTTGTCCGGTTTGTTGAATTCGGAAATGGGAGGTCTTCCCGTGGCCCCTTACCAGCCCGGAGGAATCTGGGAATCAATGAGTCTGAACAAGAACCACTACATGCGAGACGATGGAAACGATTTGTATCGCCGCAGTCTCTACACCGTATGGCGACGGGTGGTGGCTCCCGCGAACTTCTTCGACGTTCCGAGTCGTCAATCGTGTTCCGTCAAAGTGACCCGAACCAGCACGCCGCTGCACGCGTTGACCACGCTGAATGACACGACCTATGTCGAAGCCGCCAGGGTTTGGGCGGAACGATTGCTGGAAACGGAGGGAGACCAACAACGGCTCACCCAAGCGTTCTTCGCCGCCACAGCAAGGCAACCCAATGACGACGAATTGCAAACGCTTCAGCAAACGTTGCAGCGCAGTCGTCAACACTTTGAATCCGCCACGGAAGAAGCTGCGGAGTTACTTGAAAACGGGGAAGCCCCCGTGACCTCGGACGCGTCGCCGCCCGAGATCGCGGCATGGACATCCGTTTGTTTGCTGATGCTGAATCTCGACGAAACGCTCTGCAAGTAA
- a CDS encoding DUF1501 domain-containing protein, which produces MTPLALNRRSFLGGMSLSIGMPALQSLMAAETSALPHFPAKAKRVIYLMQSGGPSHVDLFDDKETLRQRQGEELPDSILQGLRQTTMTAGQKSKPCLAAAWNGSRRGESGMWVSDLLPYTAEIVDDLCFVRSLHGEQINHAPAMTQMLTGHNLPGRPSIGAWLTYGLGSIAEDLPSFVVMTSQDKGGSCGQLFFDYYWGSGFLPSKHQGVPFRSAGDPVLYLSNPKGISKNSRRDMLDALAEMNQHAHQRYADPEIETRISQYEMAFQMQASVPELTDFSDEPQSVLDMYGPDVKRKGSYAYNCLIARRLAERGTRFVQLMHAGWDQHGNLPNQLPIQCQDTDQPSAALIKDLKARGMLEDTLVIWGGEFGRTPFVQGDINNPKAHGRDHHPRAFTMWMAGGGIRPGTIHGSSDEFAFHVAEDPVHIRDLQATLMHLCGVDHERFTFRHQGLDFKLTGTEPARVVNEIINV; this is translated from the coding sequence ATGACCCCACTCGCACTGAATCGTCGATCGTTTCTCGGCGGCATGTCTTTGTCGATTGGCATGCCTGCTTTGCAATCCCTGATGGCCGCCGAAACCTCGGCGTTGCCACACTTTCCCGCCAAGGCTAAACGGGTGATCTACCTGATGCAGTCCGGCGGCCCGTCGCATGTGGACTTGTTTGATGACAAAGAAACGCTTCGCCAGCGGCAGGGTGAGGAGCTTCCCGATAGCATTCTGCAGGGCCTTCGCCAGACGACAATGACGGCGGGACAAAAGTCCAAACCCTGCTTGGCCGCAGCTTGGAACGGAAGCCGTCGTGGAGAGTCCGGCATGTGGGTGAGCGACTTGCTTCCGTACACAGCGGAAATCGTGGACGACCTGTGTTTCGTTCGCAGTCTGCACGGCGAGCAGATCAACCACGCACCCGCCATGACTCAAATGTTGACCGGTCATAACTTGCCGGGTCGCCCCAGCATCGGAGCTTGGTTGACGTACGGTCTTGGTTCCATCGCGGAAGACTTGCCATCGTTTGTGGTCATGACCTCGCAAGACAAAGGCGGGTCCTGCGGGCAATTGTTTTTCGATTACTACTGGGGATCGGGGTTCCTGCCCAGCAAGCATCAAGGTGTGCCGTTCCGAAGCGCCGGTGACCCCGTGTTGTACCTCAGCAATCCAAAAGGAATCTCAAAAAATTCGCGTCGAGACATGCTGGACGCGCTGGCGGAAATGAATCAACACGCCCATCAGCGTTACGCTGATCCTGAGATTGAGACTCGCATCTCGCAGTACGAGATGGCTTTCCAAATGCAAGCCAGCGTTCCCGAGCTGACGGATTTTTCAGATGAGCCGCAGAGCGTCCTGGACATGTACGGCCCCGATGTGAAACGGAAGGGAAGCTATGCTTACAACTGTTTGATCGCTCGCCGGTTGGCCGAACGGGGCACACGATTCGTTCAGTTGATGCACGCCGGATGGGATCAACACGGCAACTTGCCCAATCAGCTTCCGATCCAGTGCCAAGACACGGACCAACCCAGCGCCGCATTGATCAAGGATTTGAAAGCTCGCGGAATGCTGGAGGACACGCTGGTCATTTGGGGCGGCGAGTTCGGCCGCACTCCGTTTGTCCAAGGCGACATCAACAATCCCAAAGCCCACGGTCGAGACCACCACCCGCGAGCCTTCACCATGTGGATGGCGGGCGGAGGCATCCGGCCGGGCACCATCCACGGCAGCAGCGACGAATTCGCTTTTCACGTGGCGGAAGATCCGGTCCACATTCGCGATTTGCAAGCGACATTGATGCATCTGTGCGGTGTCGACCACGAACGATTCACGTTCCGCCACCAGGGATTGGATTTCAAGCTGACAGGAACGGAACCCGCCCGGGTCGTGAACGAAATAATCAACGTTTAG
- a CDS encoding TIGR03000 domain-containing protein → MRFMACLTLALSMSVTAEAGGSYGSYGSSGGSSGGVVYGSSGGSSGGGLLAGLKARIAARHAGSSGGASSGGSSGGSSGGYTAAYASSGGSSGGSSGGYSRGSSGGGLVGHLRQKIARIKARHHGSSGGYVMKANYSSGGVSASSGGSSSGGSSGGYYTPRVTYSSSYSGGSSGGSSGGVSYSAPVTYAAPAASYSAPMIESAPIYSAPMTGETIIDGGAPVGETIIDGSVIDSGASYETRKPTLDDDAALLTVAVPVESARVTVNGHETSSGGMVRQFMSRGLKDGYLYTYEVVVTYDVEGEQRTDKRTIKLRPGDMERLVFNQTEAQPEEEAEEDQFSAVETEQPETVVQVHVPAEAKVILAGNETNGFGTVRTFRTTQLAAGQNWEDYTVRVVLEANGRQLSQERTIDVAAGDTVELNFDFDDQAVAMR, encoded by the coding sequence ATGCGTTTCATGGCATGCCTCACGCTGGCACTCAGCATGAGCGTCACGGCCGAGGCGGGTGGCTCCTACGGGAGCTACGGCAGTAGCGGAGGTAGCAGCGGCGGCGTTGTCTACGGTAGCAGTGGTGGCAGCAGCGGCGGTGGATTGCTTGCCGGCCTGAAAGCCCGCATTGCAGCCCGTCACGCCGGCTCGTCCGGTGGAGCGTCTTCCGGCGGTTCGTCCGGAGGATCTTCGGGCGGTTACACGGCGGCTTACGCTTCGTCTGGTGGCTCTTCTGGAGGATCGTCCGGCGGTTACTCGCGAGGGTCCTCCGGCGGCGGTCTGGTCGGTCACTTGCGTCAGAAAATTGCCCGTATCAAAGCTCGCCATCACGGCAGCAGCGGTGGCTATGTCATGAAAGCCAACTACAGCAGCGGTGGCGTATCGGCCAGCAGCGGCGGTAGCTCCTCCGGCGGCAGCAGCGGTGGGTACTACACACCACGAGTCACCTACTCTTCGTCGTACTCGGGCGGCAGCAGTGGCGGAAGCTCGGGCGGCGTCAGCTACTCGGCTCCTGTGACCTACGCGGCTCCCGCAGCTTCGTACAGCGCTCCCATGATTGAATCCGCACCGATCTACTCGGCTCCAATGACCGGTGAAACCATCATCGACGGCGGTGCTCCAGTCGGCGAAACCATCATTGATGGCTCGGTCATCGACAGCGGTGCCTCCTACGAAACTCGCAAGCCAACGCTGGATGACGACGCGGCGTTATTGACCGTCGCCGTTCCCGTCGAATCGGCTCGCGTGACAGTCAACGGTCACGAAACCTCCAGCGGTGGCATGGTACGTCAGTTCATGTCGCGTGGCCTGAAAGACGGTTACCTGTACACCTACGAAGTCGTTGTGACTTACGACGTCGAAGGCGAACAACGCACCGACAAGCGAACCATCAAGCTTCGCCCCGGTGACATGGAGCGTTTGGTATTCAACCAGACCGAAGCCCAACCGGAAGAAGAAGCCGAAGAAGACCAATTCAGCGCCGTTGAAACCGAGCAACCTGAAACGGTCGTGCAAGTTCACGTTCCCGCCGAAGCCAAGGTCATCCTGGCTGGCAACGAAACCAATGGATTCGGAACGGTTCGCACCTTCCGCACCACTCAGTTGGCCGCTGGCCAAAACTGGGAAGACTACACCGTTCGCGTCGTGTTGGAAGCCAATGGCCGTCAACTCAGCCAAGAACGTACGATCGATGTTGCCGCTGGTGACACCGTCGAACTGAATTTCGACTTCGATGATCAAGCCGTCGCAATGCGATAG
- a CDS encoding response regulator transcription factor encodes MLEIWIIEDNEKFRRATARGLSVLAEGTRAREFGNCEEAIAAIDAGESPDVFLMDIDLPGMDGIEGISEIKQRLPDAAAMILTVFEDDEKIFRALKAGASGYCLKSDSISKIREAVEQVLQGAAPIHPRIAGRVLKLFSQLTPEQPDYGLNDREQAVLEAMTRGLVRKQIAAEMKLNLHTLDYVTRCIYRKLHVNGATAAVALAIRERLVAPPPE; translated from the coding sequence ATGTTGGAAATTTGGATCATCGAAGACAACGAAAAGTTCCGACGCGCCACGGCGCGTGGGCTGAGCGTGTTGGCGGAAGGAACTCGGGCTCGCGAATTTGGCAATTGCGAAGAAGCCATCGCGGCAATTGACGCGGGTGAATCACCGGATGTCTTCTTGATGGACATCGATCTGCCCGGAATGGACGGAATCGAAGGCATCAGCGAAATCAAACAGCGATTGCCAGACGCCGCGGCCATGATTTTGACGGTATTCGAAGACGATGAGAAAATCTTTCGAGCGCTCAAAGCAGGTGCGTCGGGCTATTGCCTGAAATCAGATTCCATTTCGAAGATTCGCGAAGCGGTGGAGCAGGTGCTTCAGGGCGCCGCCCCCATTCACCCCCGAATCGCCGGCCGAGTGCTCAAGCTCTTTTCGCAACTGACGCCGGAACAACCGGACTACGGACTGAATGATCGAGAACAGGCCGTTTTGGAAGCCATGACGCGCGGGCTGGTTCGAAAACAAATCGCAGCAGAGATGAAATTGAACCTGCACACGCTCGACTATGTGACCCGCTGCATCTACCGTAAATTGCATGTCAATGGAGCAACCGCCGCGGTGGCCTTGGCCATTCGGGAACGCTTGGTGGCCCCGCCGCCGGAATGA